Proteins encoded by one window of bacterium:
- a CDS encoding ParA family protein, producing the protein MGRIISIANQKGGVGKTTTAINLASSLAHAGKRTLVIDMDPQANSTTGLGFDLESIDKSTYEMLIHNMSINEAILKTMMPNMDLIPAHIRLVGAEVELVNLEDREQMFLHAVAPVRDKYEFILIDCPPSLGLLTLNALTGSDTVLIPIQCEYYALEGLRQLLNTIRLVQRHLNTALTIEGVLLTMFDSRLNLSNQVVSEVKEYFKDKVFKNVIHRNIKLGEAPSYGKPIIIYDPASVGAQDYMGLAKEVIHNVLTPHPV; encoded by the coding sequence TTGGGCAGAATTATTTCCATAGCCAATCAAAAAGGCGGTGTTGGTAAAACCACGACAGCCATTAATCTGGCTTCATCTTTGGCTCATGCGGGCAAACGGACATTGGTCATCGATATGGATCCCCAGGCCAATTCTACAACCGGCCTTGGATTTGATCTTGAGTCTATTGATAAAAGTACTTATGAGATGTTAATCCATAATATGAGTATCAATGAAGCCATACTCAAGACCATGATGCCGAATATGGATCTTATTCCAGCGCATATTCGTTTGGTCGGCGCTGAAGTGGAATTAGTTAATCTTGAGGATCGTGAGCAAATGTTCCTTCACGCCGTAGCTCCGGTACGAGATAAATATGAGTTCATATTAATTGACTGTCCGCCTTCGTTAGGATTATTAACCTTAAACGCACTAACCGGATCGGATACGGTGCTGATACCGATACAATGTGAATATTATGCCCTTGAAGGACTGAGGCAGTTACTTAATACGATTCGGCTCGTGCAACGCCACCTGAATACGGCTCTGACAATTGAAGGTGTGTTATTGACCATGTTTGACAGCCGCCTTAATTTATCCAATCAGGTTGTATCGGAAGTCAAAGAATATTTTAAAGATAAAGTTTTTAAGAATGTGATTCACCGTAATATTAAACTAGGTGAAGCCCCGAGTTATGGAAAACCTATTATTATTTACGACCCCGCATCCGTTGGAGCTCAAGACTACATGGGATTGGCTAAAGAGGTTATCCATAACGTACTGACGCCGCATCCGGTATAA
- a CDS encoding ParB/RepB/Spo0J family partition protein yields the protein MSQNFSNKKNTGLGKGLSALIPVANLRPDGTLKSAENVSVNEIPIYMIRPNPYQPRKEFEPQALEELKNSILQNGIIQPITVRKTTHGFELIAGERRFRASKLANLESLPAYIREDVTDEEMLELAIIENVQREKLNPIELAVGYQQLIDVCKLTQDEVAKKIGKDRTTITNIIRLLKLPPEIQDSLRKEEITIGHGRALVALPNFAVQVKVWKQVVGGYFSVRKTEEVVKHLLEARNRKSGKPSSSKFEIEQVGESDPHIAEIENRLRLKLGTKVKLKHRENGGTVEIDYYSNDDLERLLDLFDSIKS from the coding sequence ATGTCACAGAACTTTTCAAATAAAAAAAACACAGGCCTTGGTAAAGGCCTTAGCGCATTAATTCCGGTAGCAAATCTTCGGCCCGACGGCACGCTTAAATCCGCTGAAAATGTATCCGTCAATGAAATTCCAATTTACATGATCAGGCCTAATCCGTATCAGCCAAGGAAGGAGTTTGAACCGCAAGCGCTTGAGGAATTAAAAAATTCGATTCTTCAAAATGGGATTATTCAGCCCATTACCGTACGAAAAACAACGCACGGATTCGAGCTTATCGCCGGGGAACGCCGGTTTCGCGCATCAAAATTGGCTAACCTGGAGTCACTTCCGGCATACATTCGTGAAGATGTCACGGACGAAGAAATGCTGGAACTGGCTATCATTGAGAATGTTCAGCGTGAAAAACTTAATCCGATCGAATTGGCCGTAGGTTATCAGCAGTTAATAGACGTCTGTAAGTTGACACAGGATGAAGTTGCAAAAAAAATAGGTAAGGATCGCACGACGATCACTAATATCATTCGACTATTAAAATTGCCTCCGGAAATTCAGGATAGTTTGAGAAAAGAAGAAATTACGATCGGCCATGGCAGGGCGTTAGTTGCTTTACCCAATTTTGCAGTCCAGGTCAAGGTTTGGAAGCAGGTTGTTGGCGGATACTTTTCGGTGAGGAAAACGGAGGAAGTAGTAAAACATCTTTTGGAAGCCCGGAACAGAAAATCGGGGAAGCCGTCTTCTTCAAAATTTGAGATCGAACAAGTCGGCGAATCTGATCCGCATATCGCTGAAATAGAGAACCGGCTGAGATTGAAATTAGGCACGAAAGTGAAGTTAAAACACCGGGAAAACGGCGGCACGGTCGAAATCGACTATTATTCAAATGATGATCTTGAAAGACTCCTTGACCTATTTGATTCGATTAAATCATAA
- the hutH gene encoding histidine ammonia-lyase, which yields MTNVQINGHSLTLDTIEEIFQENLTIKLSDSSITQITKSREIIERIVLSGNVVYGVNTGFGKFSDVKISEDKIDILQENLVKSHAAGIGNPFSDDIVKIMILLKANGLAKGYSGVRLEVVNTLVEMFNQGIIPVIPEKGSVGSSGDLAPLAHLALVMIGHGEAFYHGKRIHGADAMQLAGIPILKLRSKEGLAILNGTQTMTSVACVNLIRAFNILECADILGAMSTEVLLCTRSAFDERIHAARNQEGQIISAENLRTLLKDSPLIHSHADCKKVQDAYSIRCMPQVHGASRDAVHHVKQVVEREINAATDNPLIFVENGEVLSGGNFHGEPVAIVMDFLAIAMSEIGNISERRTAWMMDSNLSDGLPAFLAKDGGLNSGYMIAQYAAAALVSENKSLCHPSSVDSIPTSANKEDHVSMGTIGARKCLQIIENVEAILAIEWLCAAQAGDFRKPVDFAPRTRRAHVLLRQHIPPLDKDRVTSHDIQIATELLRKKSLVEEVWDR from the coding sequence ATGACAAATGTTCAAATCAACGGGCACAGCCTGACGCTGGATACGATCGAGGAGATTTTTCAGGAAAACCTGACCATCAAACTCAGTGACTCTTCCATAACGCAAATCACCAAATCACGAGAAATCATTGAACGAATTGTTCTGTCGGGAAATGTCGTATACGGTGTAAATACCGGTTTTGGAAAATTCAGCGACGTAAAAATCTCCGAAGATAAAATTGATATACTGCAAGAAAACCTTGTTAAAAGCCATGCTGCGGGCATAGGTAACCCTTTTTCGGATGATATTGTAAAAATCATGATCTTGCTCAAGGCCAACGGCCTTGCCAAAGGCTATTCAGGAGTGCGGCTGGAAGTGGTTAACACTTTAGTTGAGATGTTCAATCAAGGCATCATACCTGTTATACCTGAAAAGGGATCCGTGGGTTCCAGCGGCGATCTTGCTCCCCTAGCACACCTTGCGCTGGTTATGATAGGCCATGGTGAAGCTTTTTACCATGGAAAGCGTATTCACGGCGCCGATGCGATGCAACTCGCAGGTATCCCCATTTTGAAATTACGATCCAAAGAAGGTTTGGCAATATTAAACGGCACTCAAACCATGACGTCCGTTGCCTGTGTCAATCTGATCCGTGCATTTAATATTCTCGAATGCGCCGATATATTGGGTGCCATGAGTACAGAAGTGTTGTTGTGCACACGATCAGCGTTTGATGAACGAATTCACGCTGCGCGCAACCAGGAAGGGCAAATTATTTCCGCAGAAAATCTTCGGACATTGCTCAAAGACAGCCCGTTAATTCATTCCCATGCCGACTGCAAAAAAGTTCAGGACGCTTACAGCATTCGCTGCATGCCGCAAGTGCACGGCGCCAGCAGAGATGCGGTGCATCATGTTAAGCAGGTCGTTGAACGTGAAATTAATGCCGCCACCGACAATCCGTTGATCTTTGTTGAAAACGGCGAAGTCTTATCCGGAGGTAATTTTCACGGAGAGCCGGTCGCCATCGTGATGGATTTTCTCGCTATCGCCATGAGTGAGATTGGAAATATTTCCGAGCGAAGAACGGCGTGGATGATGGATTCTAATTTAAGCGACGGTCTGCCGGCATTTCTTGCAAAAGACGGTGGCCTCAATTCCGGTTACATGATCGCGCAGTACGCCGCCGCCGCGCTCGTTTCGGAAAACAAGTCTTTATGCCATCCGTCGAGCGTGGACTCGATTCCAACGTCGGCAAATAAGGAAGATCACGTCAGCATGGGTACCATCGGCGCGCGAAAATGTCTTCAGATCATTGAAAACGTTGAGGCGATTCTCGCTATTGAATGGCTGTGCGCGGCACAGGCCGGCGACTTCCGCAAACCTGTTGATTTTGCCCCGCGCACAAGGCGTGCGCACGTTCTTCTGCGTCAGCACATCCCGCCTCTTGACAAAGACCGGGTGACAAGTCACGATATTCAGATTGCGACTGAGCTATTGAGGAAAAAAAGTTTGGTAGAAGAAGTGTGGGATAGATAA